GATCACCAATGGATCTTGCCAGATGGGTTCAGCAACAATGCCCTCTCCGACATCGGCAGTGTGAGCGAACCCGAGCGTAAAGTCGCCCGAGCGGAGGCCGCGCAACTGCTCAGACAAAGGCAGTTCGCAGAGGCGTATCTCGATTTCTGGTTCCTCTGCGCGGCACCGGGCGAGAAACGCCGAGAGTCGAGGATCGATCGCTCCGTCAGATACTGCGATGCGAATGCTCCCTCGCAAGCCCGCCCCTACAGCCTTGGCATTCTCGCGTGCCTGCTCCAAGATGGTGAATAGTCTGCGAACGTCCTGCAAGAATGCGGCACCCGCTGCTGTCAGTTCCGTTCCTCGGCGGTTTCGATCGAAAAGGAGCACCCCTAGCTCATCCTCAAGGTCTTTGATGGCGCGAGATAGAGGGGGTTGCTCGATATGCAGGCGTTCAGCGGCCCGCGTGAAATGCAGTTCCTCAGCGAGGACTACGAAGCAGCGAAGATGTCGTAGCTCCAAAGGCTGCCCTCCTGGCTCAATCCGTCAAACACCGTTTCGTCTCTCATCGAGAAGCGTAACTGCAGCCCACCAAGGCCGCGCCATCGGCGATCGAATGCTCGATCTGGTACGGCGTACTTCAAAGGGTGTAGCCGCCGTCAGCTAAGAAGTCCGCACCGGTCACAAAGGAGCTTTCGTCCGAAATTAGGTACTGCGCCAGTGACGCGATGTCTCCCGGGGACCCCAAGCGGTTGAGGACGGCGTCCTTGGCTGCCTGCTGATTCATCTCTGGCGGGTTGGCGGCGAGGATGTTGGTGTCGATGAAGCCGGGCAGGATCGCATTGACGCGGATGCCGTACTCACCAAGTTCCGCGGCGGCTGTTTTGGTCAAGCCGCGTATCGCCCACTTGGTACCGTTGTAGGCGATACAGCCACGGATGCCACGGATGCCGCAGATCGACGAAGTGTTGACGATAGAACCGCCTCCAACCTTTTTCATCTCGGCAGCAGCGTACTTCATACCGAGAAAGGTGCCTTTCTGATTGATGGCGACCTGTCTGTCGAAGATCTCCTCGGTCGTCTCTTCCAGCGAGCCTGGCCGGTAGATGCCAGCATTGTTGATTAGCCCATCTAGGCGGCCGAAGCGTTCAATGGTGGTAGCGATCACTCGTTCCCAATCCAACGCGGAGGAAACATCGTGGCGCACAAAAATTGCGTGGCCGCTAAATGCTTCGACTGCCGATGTGCCGTTGACCTCGTCGAGGTCGGTGAAGACAACGTTCGCACCCGACTGCGCGAGCAGATCGGCTTCCGCTCGTCCGATGCCGTTGGCTGCGCCAGTAACAATAATGGTCTTGCCTTGTATAGAGGTCATGATTCGGATTCCCTTGCTGCAGCCATGCCCGAACCGTAGGCGACTCGGACACGGCAGAAGATATAGGCGAGATGCTCGTTACCGGTCTCAGGAAGTGCTAGCTGCCGACCACAGATCGACTGGGCCTAGCCTGTCGGCACCCTGGGTATTCAACATCCAGCCCGGGTACTCGGGCGGAAGTGCGCTGACTTCGTCGAGCTGGCGCAACTCATCCTCGGTCAGGATTAGGTCGATAGCTGCCAGGTTGTCCTGGAGTTGGTCCAGGCGCTTGGCCCCCATGATCACCGAGGTGACGACCGGCCGGGATAGCAGCCACGCCAAAGCGACGCGCGCCGGGCTGCAACCGTGGGCTTTTGCGATAGGCAGCAGAACGTCAATGATGTTCCAGGCGCGATCTCGATT
Above is a genomic segment from Luteibacter aegosomatissinici containing:
- a CDS encoding LysR family transcriptional regulator, producing the protein MELRHLRCFVVLAEELHFTRAAERLHIEQPPLSRAIKDLEDELGVLLFDRNRRGTELTAAGAAFLQDVRRLFTILEQARENAKAVGAGLRGSIRIAVSDGAIDPRLSAFLARCRAEEPEIEIRLCELPLSEQLRGLRSGDFTLGFAHTADVGEGIVAEPIWQDPLVIAVPARHSLLAHKEVPLHELGGHPLVLCDPHACEGYCRELGRLLQAVEHKLNVVEEVSSLDMMLTLVGAGYGVGFMTSTKIPVSQRPDVVIRPLAMDSAMITTYLLRPDNSTLSASLERFIVRLRDSSGG
- a CDS encoding SDR family NAD(P)-dependent oxidoreductase, giving the protein MTSIQGKTIIVTGAANGIGRAEADLLAQSGANVVFTDLDEVNGTSAVEAFSGHAIFVRHDVSSALDWERVIATTIERFGRLDGLINNAGIYRPGSLEETTEEIFDRQVAINQKGTFLGMKYAAAEMKKVGGGSIVNTSSICGIRGIRGCIAYNGTKWAIRGLTKTAAAELGEYGIRVNAILPGFIDTNILAANPPEMNQQAAKDAVLNRLGSPGDIASLAQYLISDESSFVTGADFLADGGYTL